A stretch of Spirochaetota bacterium DNA encodes these proteins:
- a CDS encoding UPF0175 family protein: MRLTINIPDSAFSSIWVTPEEYVKEMEKAATVKWYEMRKITQDKAAEICGVTRAEFIKVLSEYKVSVLQDDETSLHEELDE; this comes from the coding sequence ATGCGCTTGACCATCAACATCCCCGACAGCGCCTTTTCAAGCATATGGGTAACGCCGGAAGAATATGTGAAAGAGATGGAAAAAGCTGCGACAGTAAAATGGTATGAGATGCGGAAGATCACGCAGGACAAGGCCGCCGAAATATGCGGGGTGACCCGCGCCGAGTTCATTAAAGTCTTAAGTGAGTATAAAGTTTCAGTGCTACAGGACGACGAGACCTCTTTGCATGAGGAATTGGATGAGTAA